The sequence TAGGGGGAAACCGCTATTCTTATCGTCTCGATAGGACAAAAGTAGGTAGTCGGCCGTGATTTATTCGGATTCATGCAACTATTCTGCTGAAAAAATCAGATCAAACCTTCTGCCGCCAATGTTGCCCGGACCGCTGGGCGTTCAGCCACGCGGTTGAGGTAGGCTTGCAGGCCAGGCCAAGGCGAAAGGTCCAGATTCACGTAAGTCCCCCAGCCAAGCACAGTAAACAGGTAGGCGTCTGCCACGGAAAAATCCTCGCCCATGGCCCAAACTTTATCACCGAGCATCCGCTCGGCATGTCCAAGCCGGCTTTCCAATTGGGTCTTGATGACTGGCTTGGCATCCTGTGGAAACACCGGGCTGAACAATGCCCCGAAACTTTTGTGCAATTCGGTGGAGATGAAATTCAGCCATTCCATCAGTCGGTAGCGCTCCAGCGAGCCTGCTGGCGGTGCCAAGCATTTTTCTGGCACACGGTCAGCGAGGTATTGCACGATCGCCGGCCCTTCGGTGAGCACCTGCCCATCGTCCATTTGCAGAGCGGGGACACTGCCCAAGGGATTGACGGTCTTGTAATCAACACCCGTCTCAGTCACTTTGGTGCCGAGATCAACCTTTTCTAGCTGGAAGTCAAATCCACCTTCACGAAGGATGATGTGGGGCGACAACGAGCATGCGCCGGGACTGTAATAAAGCTTCATGAGACTCCTTAAAATCAAGATGTGGTTGAGAAATCAAGTAATTTGAAAAGAAATTCCATTCTGATCTGCGACTGTTGGCTCATGTCTTGATGAAGGCGGCATGAATGCTTCGCACCGAAGCAGGCGCCAATCGCCACGGTTAAAAATTAATTCCACGAGTTCACCAACCAAGGCCCATGCCTGGGAAAGATCGATGCAGGGGGGTTCATGGCTGCCTCTCCTTTTGCAACCCGCTCTCAAGCATGAAAAGACGGTCATTCCCCCACCACATTTGATCATCCCAAAATACGGTCGGAACCCCGAAGACTTTTCGGTCAATGGCCGCCTGCGTCTCCTCGTCGTATGCCTTGGCGGCATTTTCGCTGCACAAAAACGTTTCAAAGTCACCGCGATCCCAGTTCAGCTTGTCGCATACCTGAGCCAGCAAGCTATCTGCATCCAATGCCCACCCTTTTCCCCAAGCCGAATCGAAAACGAAGCGAACATATTCAGCGGCTCGTTCCCTGGCAGCCGGGTAATACAGCCCGGCGTTCATCCGGCTGCTGTTGAAGTTGGGGGGAAAGACCAGCGGAATCTCGTAGAGATCGGCCCATCGCTGCAAATCCACCTTCAAATAGTCAAGTTTTGTCTTCAGATCCCGATTGGACGGCCCGATGTTGCCAATGGCCGTCTTTGCTCGCGCCAAATCAATGGCGTGATACTGGATGGGGAATCCATAACGCCCCGCTAGCACCGACAAACGGTGGTTTGCCAGGTACGAAAAGGGGCTCAAAAAATCGAAATAAAAATCAACCATCATGCTCAGGCTCTCCCAAAAAAAGACGGCAGAAATGTGGAGCTGCTTCAGGGCAAGCGCCACATCCCGCGCTCTTGGCGCTTTTACGCCGTACTCGCATATTTGATACTCGCCGATTCCTCCAATCCAGAGGACGCCCAGATCAGCCAGCTTTGCTGATCGGAGATATCTGACTCAGGACCTGGCCTCGCCTCACTTCTTTTTCGAGCCGGTTGCCGTTTTGGTTTTCTTCAATTCCTCGGCGTACTTGGTATGCAGTGCGGCCCAGGCGTTGCCTGATTTTCGAGCACCTGCAAGGTATTCATCTGGTACCAGCGTATAGGGTGGCCGGCACGGCCCCGCTTTGAGCCAACCCGCCTCGTCCATTCGTGCTTTTTCGAGACCAATGTTGTATTTCGAGAATTCCGAGAAATCGCCGCGTGGAAACAGTGTGGCGTCGGCAGCGCGCATGTCATCTGAAATGGCCTTGGCCTTGGTCCAGTCACCGGTCGTCTTGGCCTGTGTCACCGCATCACGAAGCATGAGGGCAGTCGCTGGACCGCACATGGAGCCGCTGGACCAGAAGGCGGTCATGCGCTCAGGATTGATTCGGGCCGCAGCGTAATAGTCATCCTCATGCGGAAGGAAGCGAATATTTGGAGCCAATTTCAGATCCAAGTCCAGCATTCCGATGCCCAAGTACTTGGCTGTAACAACTTGCGGGATTTTGGACATTTCGGCCCAAAACGGGCGAGGAAAATCAAATTTGAAAGCCTCCGGGTTGGCATAAACAGCGATGGCAGCATCTGGCACCGCTTCCGCCACATCGCGATAAAACTGCACGGCGGTGGGCAGATCCATCTTCACCCACATCGGCACGCCGAGCATGGTTCCTTGGGCACCAATGTCCATCACTTCGCGGGTCTGGCGTATAACTTCACGGGTATTCAAGGCTGTTGTGCCGCAGAAGTAGGGCACTCGACCACGGGCGGTTTCGACGACCGTTGAAACAAAATCCCGCTTCTCTTCCCACGTCAGCGTCGCGCATTCACCAAAAGTGCCGTGGCTTAGAATGCCATTGACCCCGGCCGCTATCAACTCCTCGACGATCCGGGCCGTCTCGTCGAGATCAACCGTGTGCGTGCTGCGCCAGTCCGAAGCATCCGGAGTGGAGGGGGTCGGCATAATGACCCATGCGCCTTGAATATCCTCTGCAGTCAGGCGCGTCGCTTTGCTGGTCTTTCTTGTCATTCAAATATCCTTTAAAAATGGTGGTGTAAATAGAACTTGGGAATCAAAGTGGGCCGATCAAAATCTCCGACCAATCGCAATCGAGGTCAACAACGGATTCAATGTTACGCGGGCCGTGGCGACTTGCGGGCCAAGAAACCCAGATGCATCTGTTTTCAAATAAAGTTTGCGGAGATCAAAGCTGACAAACCAGTCGCGGTTGATGTCGGCTTCCGCGCCGATGTGGAGCACAGGTGCCCAAGCATGATCTGCATCGAATGAGGTCAGATTGGCGTCTTCGCTTTTTAAAATTCGGGTGTAGTTGATCCCCGCCCCCACGTAAGGGCGAATCCCCCCCATCTGAGGCAGGTTGTAGGTCACCGACAAAACCGCAGGGGCGTATTGAATGCGGCCCAACAAAATGGGGGGCAGCGTTCCTGCGCCCGTCACTTTTGTGGTGGGAGGAATGCCAACGATCAACCGCGCGTTCCAGCTGTCGTTGATGACATAGCCGAAATCAAACGTCAAAGCGTTGTTGTCGCTGGCGTCGGCACTGCCTCCCGGCACTCTCCCTCCATTCATAGAGACTTCGGCGCTCGCATCGAAGGCCACGTTGGTGGCACCGATGCGGTAGGACCAGCGGGAATCCTCGGCATATGCATGGCTGAGCATCAGCATCCCAACCGCGGCGAGGGAAATGGCTTTTTTGATCATCATTGTCTCCTTATGTTTATATAAAACTGCATGCAACAAAAATAGATGCGACCGATTGCGCATCTATTGCATGGTTAGCTCAGCTTGACGTCCAAACCATATCCTGTGGCCTCGATAGCATGGCCGAAGATGTCGCCGACGTAATATTCCGATTCGGCCATGGAGGGAGCCCCTCGCCACCCAGGTTCGATCAGCCAGCCGGAAGGTGTTGCACCATAGAACGTCAGCGCCTTGTCGTTGGCATGAATACCCAGTTGCAATGCGATGTCAATCTTGTTCTTCATGAAAAGCTGGTGCGTATAACCCAGATCTTCCAGATGGGTGTATTCAATCATCAGATGATTGATGCGCTTGGCCGCAGGCATTGCGCCGAACGCGATGGAGTGATCGCGAGCGTTGCAATGCATGAAAGTCAGTTCAGCGGTCATGCCGTTGGGCAGGGGCAGGCGGTACTCGACATCCCCACGGAAGCCCAGCAGGCTGTAGAACTTGCGCGCCGCTTCCACGTCGCTCTGACGCACTATGCAGTGGCCCAGGCCTTGGTCAGCAGTCAAGAACTTGCCGTGCAAGGGGCGACCGGGGTGGAAAGGGTTGTTCAGGTCTATCCGGGGTCCCCAGAAAATCTCGGTCGGGTTGCCACCCGGATCTTCCGTCTTCATCAGGCCCAGCACCATGCGTTCCTGTGCTTCGGCTTTGTCGCACACGTGGACTTTGTAGCCTGCGTCCTGGAGCTTTTGGCCCAATGCATCGAATTCCGGTTGACCGGAGACACGCCAACCCAAGTATTCAAGGTCATCTTGACCATTGTGATGGACCACGATTCTGTGGTGCCAATTGTCCATTCGCAGATAGAAGCGGTCCTTGTCACCTTCATCGAGGACTTGAAGCCCCAGCATGTTCGCGGCAAAGGATTTCCACGCTGCGGGATCCTTGACCGAAATGCCCATGTATCCTAGTTCAATGACTGCTGCTTGCTTGCTCATGGTTTAACTCCTTTGTTGCTTCGGCTTAGAAGGGATACTGCTGTTCGAACGGTTCAATGGTTAGCCATTTGAGCTCCGTGAACTCGTCGATCACCGCGCGTCCATCGAAGCGGCCATAACCGGTGGCCTTTGTGCCGCCATAAGGCGCCTGCGCCTCGTTCTGCACGGTAGACCCGTTGATATGGACCGAGCCGTATTCGATCGCCATACCCACGCGCAGGGCCCGGTTGACGTCCCGGCCAAACACGCCCGATGACAGGCCATAGACGCTGTCATTGGCAATGCGGATGGCGTCTGCTTCGCCCTTGCAACGGATAACCACGGTGATGGGACCGAAGGTTTCCTCATCGTAGATCTGCATGTCGGCTGTCACGTGGTCCAGGATCGTGGCGGGCATGACCGCACCCTCGGCCATACCACCGCACACGACCTTGGCACCCTTGTCGATGGCATCTTTCAACAGGCCATTGATCCGGTCCCCCGAGTTGGACGACACCATCGGACCAATGACGCAGTCCCCGGTCACGCACGGATCGCCTGCACTCAACTTCTTGGTTTTCTCGACGAACTTCGCGACAAATTCGTCCGCGATCTTCTCGTCGACCACCAGGCGTTCGGTGGACATGCAGATCTGGCCTTGGAACAGGAAACTGCCAAACACCGCTGCCTTGACCGCCGCGTCGATGTCCGCGTCGTCCAGAACGATCAGCGGGGACTTGCCACCCAACTCCAGCAAGCAGCGCTTGAGATGTTGGGCCGCTTTCTGGGCGATGATGCGCCCCACGCGAGTGGAGCCCGTAAAGTTGATGCGACGAATCTCTTTAGACGAAATCAGCGCATCGGCGATATCGGGCGAGCGGTCCGGGGACGAGTTCAGATAATTGAGCACGCCAGCGGGCAGGCCGGCCTCCTGTACGCACTTCGCGATCAACGCGTGCGTGCCGGGGCTGAACTCGGAGCCTTTGAACACCACGGTATTGCCGCAGACCAACGGATACGCGATGGCCCGCGCCGCGAGCGCTGCGGTGCCGTTCCATGGCACGATACTCAAGATGGGGCCGACCGGTTGACGCAGCGTCATCGACAGGGTGTCAGCCTTGTCCGTCGGAATGGTTTCACCTTGTATTTGCGTGGCCAGTGAGGCGGCTTCCCGGAACACATTGGCCGACAGGTGCACGTTGAACCCCGCCCATAGCGCGGAGGCGCCCACTTCCTTGGCCATCACTTTAATGAACTCGGGCGTTTTGCTCTCCATGACCTCTGCCACCTTCAAGAGAAGGCGCCTCCGCTCCGAAGGCCCAACGGCCTTCCAGGACTTGAACGCCTCTTGGGCGGATTGAGCCGCCTTGCCCGCATCGGCCACCGTCGCATTCGCGCATTGGGTCATGGTCTCGCCACTGACAGGGTGCTTCCGATCAAAGTATTTTTTGTCACCTGAATCGATCCAGGCGTCGTTGATAAACAATTTCGTCTTCATGGGGTGTCTCCTGAGAACGGGGTTGATAAATTTGCTTCAGTTAAAAATTCACTTGCGGCCGAGCGCCATGCCGCCATCAATGCTGATCACCGTGCCAGTGATGAACTTCCCTTGTTCTCGGGAGGCCAGCAAAAGGTACGGTGCCACCACGTCCTCGGGCCTTGCCGCGAACCCCAGGGGAGTCAGGCCTTTGATCATGTCATCGATGCCGGGAATGTCTTTCATTTTGGTTTTGTCGAAGCCAGCGCTTGCCGGGCCAGCCAAAGAAGTGACCGTGCCACCTGGCGCAACGCCATTGACCCGGATGTGCGGAGCCAATTCGTAGGCCAAAGCCTTGACCATGCCCAGCACCGCATGTTTGCTGGCAATGTAGCAAGAACCGCCGCCACCGACCGCATAGGAAGAAACGGAAGCCGTCACCACCACCGATCCGTTCGTCTTTTTGAGCTCCGGCAAGGCCGCGCTGATGCCGCTGAAATAGCTTTTGACGTTGATGTCAAATATCTCGTCGAAACTGCCCGAGAATTTCTCCCAAGGCTCATCGATGCTCAGCATGTAATCCCATATCCCGGCATTTCCGATGAAGCAATCCAGGCGCCCGAACTTGGCAACCGTCTGTTTAACCAGCTTCTCATTGGTGGCGTGATCACGGACATCGCCCGCCACGATCTCAATGTCGTCTTTGAATTCACTGCGAAGACCCGCCTCTTGCTCCTCGTTGCGAACGAGTGCAGATACGCGATAACCGGCTGCCTTAAAAGAGCGAACCAACTCGAAACCAATGCCCGAGCCGGCGCCAGTGATGGCAACAACTTGCTGTGTGTTCATGTCAATAAATTTCCGTTAAAAATAATCACGAATGCCCGCCATCCAGGCAGGCATCCCCAGGGCTCACAGGAAGATCATCAGGTTGTGGGTTTGGAGAATGCGCTCCGGGTAGTCCACAAAGCGTTCGACCAATTTGATGCCACCACCTTCGTTACGTTTCCATTTGTCTTCTCGCGTTGCATAGAACACGTCAACCTGGTTTCCGCGCCTGGCGCGGTGGAGAATGAGGTTGGAGCGGACATGCAGCAGATCCGGTGCACCCGTGTCCTTGGCTGCCATGACATTGGTGACGAAGCGAGTGAAACGCATCTTCGGGCTGTTGGCCCAATTCTGCGGGTCGAGCTGATGCTCAACTCGAACTTTCAGTTGCTGATAGTTCTCGTTGTAGATGTTCACTGCGTCATTCAGCTTGTACCGGCGTTCAGAGGTGGAACGCAGTTCTCTCGAGATCACCTGGTATTTGATCTCGGGGGCAACGCAGTGTTCAAGCCAAGCCTTGTATGCCTGAATGTCCAACAGATGTGCTTCCCTGGCTAGGAGCGTGTTGACTTCTTGCAGCAAAGCGCTATCGTGTCCGATGAAGTAGCGATGAAATTCTTCAGCGTCGTGCGCGGAGACCAGCTTGTCTTCCTGGGTGTTGATCATCATGGTTGACTCCTGTATTAGCGATCGGCGGTCTGGGTGAGTTCGGCATGCCAACTGCGTGAGCTGTTTTCGAACTCGGCCCAATTGGAGCTGCTGATGTGCGCTTGGTAGGCGCGGTAGAAGCCGCGATAGCTGGTTTCACCGATGGACGACTTGCCAACGACGCCGGGATATACTTCATCACCGTAGACGTCCTTGCCGAAACCCAGGTTGGCAAGCAGATCGCTGTTGCTGGATTGGTATTTCTTGGCATTTTGCGACTCGGTTTCCATGTTGTCGTTGTCGTCGCTTTCCCAGAAGCCTGCAGGTCCGAACGTGCGCTGAACCGCGTCGGCTAAGCGGATTTTCAATTCCTCCGGCATGTCTTTTTCCACGATCGCATACGTCCAAACTTCGGTCGTGTTCTCGTCGATCGGGTTCCAGACCTTGAAAACGCCGGAGCAGGTCAAAATGCTGTTGTTCGGGAAAACCGTGCAGTTCAGATGGCTGCGGTAAATCCGCGCCCGAACATCACCGATTTCTTTGGCGAGCTTTTCCTGTTTTGCGCCGCCGAATGCCATCATGTCCGGCACCAGGTCGGCGCTGTGAACGCCGGAATAAGCGTCCCACAACACCCCCATGCCGCTGCCGTATTTGCTGGTCATTTGCAAGCCCGCGCCTTCGGGCGGCAGCATGGCGTTGCCCGCGAGAGGGGTAAATATCGACTGACCTGAGCGCAAAGACGATGCGTGCGTCCAGCCCACGTGGTATGCGTCACCCACAAAGTTTTCCGAGGGCGCCTTCCAGTTGGCCTTGATCACCACTTTGCCCGGGGGGCCTACAAGTTCCAGACCGCCTGAGTGCTTGAAGATGGGCTCCAGGTACCAGGCTGCATCACCCAGATAATCCATGAGCGGGGGAGCCTCTGCATCAAAACAGCCGTAAATAAAGCCATGAAAGCTCTCGACGCGCGGGACTTCTTTCAAGCCCAAGCACTTCTTTTTGATCGCATCTCCGTACAATTCTTTTTCAAAGGGAACGCTTTGAAGTTCACCGTTGGAGCCGAAACCCCAGCCGTGGTAACTGCACACAAAGCCTTTCGCATTTCCGGCTTCTGCGTTCACCAGTGTCTTGCCCCGGTGGCGGCAAACATTCAAAAAGGCTC comes from Polaromonas naphthalenivorans CJ2 and encodes:
- the nagAd gene encoding naphthalene 1,2-dioxygenase system small oxygenase NagAd — translated: MMINTQEDKLVSAHDAEEFHRYFIGHDSALLQEVNTLLAREAHLLDIQAYKAWLEHCVAPEIKYQVISRELRSTSERRYKLNDAVNIYNENYQQLKVRVEHQLDPQNWANSPKMRFTRFVTNVMAAKDTGAPDLLHVRSNLILHRARRGNQVDVFYATREDKWKRNEGGGIKLVERFVDYPERILQTHNLMIFL
- the nahC gene encoding 1,2-dihydroxynaphthalene dioxygenase, translated to MSKQAAVIELGYMGISVKDPAAWKSFAANMLGLQVLDEGDKDRFYLRMDNWHHRIVVHHNGQDDLEYLGWRVSGQPEFDALGQKLQDAGYKVHVCDKAEAQERMVLGLMKTEDPGGNPTEIFWGPRIDLNNPFHPGRPLHGKFLTADQGLGHCIVRQSDVEAARKFYSLLGFRGDVEYRLPLPNGMTAELTFMHCNARDHSIAFGAMPAAKRINHLMIEYTHLEDLGYTHQLFMKNKIDIALQLGIHANDKALTFYGATPSGWLIEPGWRGAPSMAESEYYVGDIFGHAIEATGYGLDVKLS
- the nagB gene encoding 1,2-dihydroxy-1,2-dihydronaphthalene dehydrogenase NagB yields the protein MNTQQVVAITGAGSGIGFELVRSFKAAGYRVSALVRNEEQEAGLRSEFKDDIEIVAGDVRDHATNEKLVKQTVAKFGRLDCFIGNAGIWDYMLSIDEPWEKFSGSFDEIFDINVKSYFSGISAALPELKKTNGSVVVTASVSSYAVGGGGSCYIASKHAVLGMVKALAYELAPHIRVNGVAPGGTVTSLAGPASAGFDKTKMKDIPGIDDMIKGLTPLGFAARPEDVVAPYLLLASREQGKFITGTVISIDGGMALGRK
- a CDS encoding dihydrodipicolinate synthase family protein: MTRKTSKATRLTAEDIQGAWVIMPTPSTPDASDWRSTHTVDLDETARIVEELIAAGVNGILSHGTFGECATLTWEEKRDFVSTVVETARGRVPYFCGTTALNTREVIRQTREVMDIGAQGTMLGVPMWVKMDLPTAVQFYRDVAEAVPDAAIAVYANPEAFKFDFPRPFWAEMSKIPQVVTAKYLGIGMLDLDLKLAPNIRFLPHEDDYYAAARINPERMTAFWSSGSMCGPATALMLRDAVTQAKTTGDWTKAKAISDDMRAADATLFPRGDFSEFSKYNIGLEKARMDEAGWLKAGPCRPPYTLVPDEYLAGARKSGNAWAALHTKYAEELKKTKTATGSKKK
- a CDS encoding 2-hydroxychromene-2-carboxylate isomerase → MALALKQLHISAVFFWESLSMMVDFYFDFLSPFSYLANHRLSVLAGRYGFPIQYHAIDLARAKTAIGNIGPSNRDLKTKLDYLKVDLQRWADLYEIPLVFPPNFNSSRMNAGLYYPAARERAAEYVRFVFDSAWGKGWALDADSLLAQVCDKLNWDRGDFETFLCSENAAKAYDEETQAAIDRKVFGVPTVFWDDQMWWGNDRLFMLESGLQKERQP
- a CDS encoding aldehyde dehydrogenase, encoding MKTKLFINDAWIDSGDKKYFDRKHPVSGETMTQCANATVADAGKAAQSAQEAFKSWKAVGPSERRRLLLKVAEVMESKTPEFIKVMAKEVGASALWAGFNVHLSANVFREAASLATQIQGETIPTDKADTLSMTLRQPVGPILSIVPWNGTAALAARAIAYPLVCGNTVVFKGSEFSPGTHALIAKCVQEAGLPAGVLNYLNSSPDRSPDIADALISSKEIRRINFTGSTRVGRIIAQKAAQHLKRCLLELGGKSPLIVLDDADIDAAVKAAVFGSFLFQGQICMSTERLVVDEKIADEFVAKFVEKTKKLSAGDPCVTGDCVIGPMVSSNSGDRINGLLKDAIDKGAKVVCGGMAEGAVMPATILDHVTADMQIYDEETFGPITVVIRCKGEADAIRIANDSVYGLSSGVFGRDVNRALRVGMAIEYGSVHINGSTVQNEAQAPYGGTKATGYGRFDGRAVIDEFTELKWLTIEPFEQQYPF
- the gstA gene encoding glutathione transferase GstA, translated to MKLYYSPGACSLSPHIILREGGFDFQLEKVDLGTKVTETGVDYKTVNPLGSVPALQMDDGQVLTEGPAIVQYLADRVPEKCLAPPAGSLERYRLMEWLNFISTELHKSFGALFSPVFPQDAKPVIKTQLESRLGHAERMLGDKVWAMGEDFSVADAYLFTVLGWGTYVNLDLSPWPGLQAYLNRVAERPAVRATLAAEGLI
- a CDS encoding OmpW/AlkL family protein, whose amino-acid sequence is MIKKAISLAAVGMLMLSHAYAEDSRWSYRIGATNVAFDASAEVSMNGGRVPGGSADASDNNALTFDFGYVINDSWNARLIVGIPPTTKVTGAGTLPPILLGRIQYAPAVLSVTYNLPQMGGIRPYVGAGINYTRILKSEDANLTSFDADHAWAPVLHIGAEADINRDWFVSFDLRKLYLKTDASGFLGPQVATARVTLNPLLTSIAIGRRF
- the nagAc gene encoding naphthalene 1,2-dioxygenase system large oxygenase NagAc; its protein translation is MIYENLVSKAGLTQKHLIHGDKELFQHEMKTIFARNWLFLTHDSLIPSPGDYVTAKMGVDEVIVSRQNDGSVRAFLNVCRHRGKTLVNAEAGNAKGFVCSYHGWGFGSNGELQSVPFEKELYGDAIKKKCLGLKEVPRVESFHGFIYGCFDAEAPPLMDYLGDAAWYLEPIFKHSGGLELVGPPGKVVIKANWKAPSENFVGDAYHVGWTHASSLRSGQSIFTPLAGNAMLPPEGAGLQMTSKYGSGMGVLWDAYSGVHSADLVPDMMAFGGAKQEKLAKEIGDVRARIYRSHLNCTVFPNNSILTCSGVFKVWNPIDENTTEVWTYAIVEKDMPEELKIRLADAVQRTFGPAGFWESDDNDNMETESQNAKKYQSSNSDLLANLGFGKDVYGDEVYPGVVGKSSIGETSYRGFYRAYQAHISSSNWAEFENSSRSWHAELTQTADR